From a region of the Natrinema sp. HArc-T2 genome:
- a CDS encoding IclR family transcriptional regulator, with protein sequence MGRANTPVESVETLLSVVEFLEQSGEAGVTEIAKAVDVSKSTVHNHLTTLRQRGYVVNEDGQYRLGLRFLRIGETTRMRTDLFEIARPQIETLVEGTDLVGNLAVEELGSGVYLYRSRGSDEIEFSTRAGERHDLHCTATGKSILAHVSPERFEALLDSIDLVSYTAQTITEKGELLDEVDRVRNRGIAFDEEEYGRGLRCVGVPIFGPDDTVIGAISLSGPAADMNGTWYRETLPERLQATKNRIEVNLRDY encoded by the coding sequence ATGGGCCGCGCGAACACCCCCGTCGAATCGGTCGAAACACTTCTCTCAGTGGTAGAGTTTCTTGAACAATCCGGAGAAGCAGGCGTAACGGAGATCGCCAAGGCCGTTGATGTCTCGAAAAGCACAGTTCATAATCACCTCACAACGCTCCGGCAAAGAGGCTACGTCGTCAACGAAGACGGTCAATACCGCCTTGGACTACGCTTCCTTCGCATTGGTGAAACGACGCGGATGCGGACAGACCTTTTCGAAATCGCACGTCCGCAAATCGAAACCCTTGTCGAGGGAACCGATCTAGTCGGCAATCTAGCTGTCGAAGAACTGGGAAGTGGGGTGTATCTGTATCGGTCTCGCGGAAGCGACGAGATCGAATTTTCGACGCGAGCCGGTGAGAGACACGACCTGCACTGTACAGCCACCGGGAAGTCGATTCTCGCTCATGTATCGCCTGAACGATTTGAAGCGCTCCTTGATTCGATCGACCTCGTTAGTTACACGGCACAAACGATCACTGAGAAAGGCGAACTGCTGGATGAGGTCGATCGGGTCCGTAACCGCGGTATCGCATTCGACGAGGAAGAGTATGGGCGAGGGCTTCGATGTGTTGGCGTTCCAATATTCGGCCCCGACGACACGGTGATCGGCGCAATCAGCCTTTCGGGGCCTGCGGCAGATATGAACGGGACCTGGTATCGAGAAACGCTCCCAGAGCGACTACAAGCGACAAAAAACCGAATTGAGGTGAATCTCCGCGATTATTGA
- a CDS encoding zinc-binding dehydrogenase, with protein sequence MSTFEQHDRDWHVTGSGGLALVADVGDGLEEQGRIEVGDLVHVYSGQFDALSPKAGRDPMYADFTIQGYQTPDGSHQQFMIAQGTQLFEPPENLDLTKAGSCILTMGTIYRALFNTLDVDPGSNLFVEGASTGTGRDAVQMATSRNMNITGLVSSDERGERALDNGADAYIDRKRPELVDAMRMVPNDPEEWDDWEAAGEPLLEEYREKNDGELADYVVSHAGAHAFSRSYQLLDEGGRLTFFGASTGYEMAFMGKSGQTTPEAVFHRADLQAGDPTLVWYGTPEDIDGTHDTVAEAAVQTALEHNARVAVVTATDEQAEYVESEYDVEGTVSIETLNEESDGFEYLDSLPHLPDPSEPDALAATIGEYMGKMFKPMGIAVSDLLATPNNPRGNPEVVFERASQNTLALSTMLCAPFEGKVVFSEDMSGQRHSFYAPQVWMRQRRIYMPTTEIFGTHMKNTYEVLEMNEEIELDVFDVPGTHLTPWEDTPKAHQDLWENNHEEGSYVINHALPDDGLQSKEELFDEWGVN encoded by the coding sequence GTGTCGACCTTCGAGCAACACGACCGTGACTGGCACGTGACCGGCTCAGGCGGGCTCGCACTCGTCGCCGACGTTGGCGATGGACTCGAGGAACAAGGGCGAATCGAAGTCGGTGATCTGGTTCACGTATATTCCGGGCAGTTCGACGCACTCTCGCCAAAAGCCGGCCGTGACCCGATGTATGCTGACTTCACCATTCAGGGGTATCAGACCCCGGATGGCTCTCACCAGCAATTTATGATTGCCCAGGGAACGCAACTCTTTGAGCCGCCAGAGAACCTCGACCTCACAAAAGCGGGCAGTTGTATTCTGACGATGGGGACCATCTACCGGGCGCTGTTCAACACGCTCGATGTCGATCCCGGTTCGAATCTCTTCGTCGAGGGTGCCTCGACGGGGACCGGACGTGACGCCGTCCAGATGGCGACGAGTCGAAACATGAACATTACCGGCCTCGTCTCGAGCGACGAACGCGGCGAACGCGCACTTGACAATGGCGCTGACGCCTACATCGACCGGAAGCGTCCCGAACTCGTTGACGCGATGCGGATGGTTCCGAACGACCCCGAAGAATGGGACGACTGGGAAGCCGCTGGAGAGCCGCTCCTTGAGGAGTACCGGGAAAAGAACGATGGCGAACTCGCGGACTACGTCGTCTCTCACGCAGGTGCACACGCCTTCTCCCGATCGTACCAGCTGTTGGACGAGGGTGGACGATTGACGTTCTTCGGAGCCTCGACTGGCTACGAGATGGCATTTATGGGGAAGTCGGGCCAAACGACCCCGGAGGCAGTGTTCCATCGTGCTGACCTTCAGGCCGGCGATCCAACGCTCGTTTGGTACGGGACGCCGGAAGACATCGATGGTACCCACGATACTGTCGCTGAAGCGGCGGTACAAACGGCGCTCGAGCACAATGCTCGTGTTGCCGTCGTTACGGCAACTGATGAACAGGCCGAGTACGTCGAATCCGAGTACGATGTCGAAGGAACAGTAAGCATCGAGACACTCAACGAAGAGAGTGACGGGTTCGAGTATCTCGACTCACTGCCGCATCTCCCGGATCCATCCGAACCTGACGCACTCGCCGCTACCATCGGCGAGTATATGGGGAAGATGTTCAAGCCGATGGGTATCGCGGTCAGTGACCTCCTTGCGACGCCGAACAACCCGCGTGGCAATCCGGAAGTCGTCTTCGAACGTGCTAGCCAGAACACACTGGCACTCTCGACGATGCTCTGTGCACCGTTCGAGGGAAAAGTCGTCTTTTCGGAAGACATGTCAGGGCAACGACATTCGTTCTATGCGCCACAGGTATGGATGCGCCAACGTCGGATCTACATGCCGACGACCGAAATTTTTGGCACACATATGAAAAACACCTACGAGGTGCTTGAAATGAACGAGGAAATAGAATTGGACGTGTTCGACGTGCCAGGGACACATCTCACACCATGGGAAGATACTCCGAAAGCCCATCAAGATCTGTGGGAGAACAACCATGAAGAGGGCTCGTATGTAATCAATCACGCTCTCCCAGATGATGGCCTTCAGTCGAAAGAAGAACTCTTCGACGAATGGGGCGTAAACTAA
- a CDS encoding BCCT family transporter — protein MVDGWYLLGLEDTNRSEKSLFFLSIGLVVGLAVVGIVSPSLLNSTMTSAYDFVLNYFGWWFILLSLVLTVAMIVFSFSRYGRLRIGGQDAEPEFSYFSWISMIFTVGFASAVIFWGVAEPIYIVSSPPNPLPVQGAPVESVALAFMYMHDIFPAIMAWYLPVSLAFGLIVWNDDEFKFSSMLKPILDEERWGALYWVTDLMALVTMIGGLATTLGFIGQQLSTIMSNVFGFSSGIVTYGLFGIIGLIFLGDVWLGLRSGIQNMARATMVVIAVLMSILVFVGPSMFMAELGLDSLGIWLNNLPRLMLYTDPVDRSLWPQDWTSFWWAWYAAWGLFVGSFVARVSKGRTVRETTIGLSIVPAGFLFVQHAILGGWALSSSNYGPVSTALSEQGIPAALAEAINVTPLTSVLGVLFILALTGYVITSLDSAVFMLAAIAMGNEEPNARNRAIWGLVLAALGVMTLSLPGTRALESFSVVLGLPFTIFFLVIVYAMIVTARRRYQSNFVEYSPREQRAPANRTDLAEDDD, from the coding sequence ATGGTAGATGGCTGGTACCTCCTCGGCTTAGAGGACACGAATAGATCGGAGAAATCACTCTTCTTCCTCTCGATCGGGCTCGTAGTCGGGCTCGCGGTAGTAGGAATAGTTTCACCGAGTTTGCTCAACTCGACAATGACCAGTGCGTATGACTTCGTACTGAATTACTTCGGCTGGTGGTTCATTCTACTGTCACTCGTGCTCACGGTCGCGATGATTGTCTTCTCGTTCTCTCGGTACGGACGGCTTCGAATCGGGGGACAGGACGCTGAACCGGAGTTCAGCTACTTCTCGTGGATCTCGATGATATTTACCGTGGGCTTCGCCTCGGCGGTCATCTTCTGGGGTGTCGCAGAGCCCATCTATATCGTCAGCAGCCCGCCGAACCCGCTGCCGGTACAGGGCGCACCGGTCGAGAGCGTCGCACTCGCGTTCATGTACATGCATGACATCTTCCCGGCGATTATGGCGTGGTACTTACCGGTCTCGCTCGCGTTCGGACTCATCGTTTGGAACGACGACGAATTCAAGTTCAGTTCGATGTTGAAGCCGATTCTCGATGAAGAGCGCTGGGGCGCGCTCTACTGGGTGACGGACCTCATGGCACTCGTGACGATGATCGGCGGTCTTGCGACGACGCTTGGGTTCATCGGCCAGCAGTTGTCGACCATCATGTCGAACGTGTTCGGATTCTCCTCAGGAATCGTGACCTACGGCCTGTTCGGTATTATCGGACTGATATTCCTCGGTGACGTGTGGCTCGGTCTGCGCAGCGGCATTCAGAACATGGCACGTGCGACGATGGTCGTGATCGCAGTGTTGATGAGTATTCTCGTCTTCGTCGGCCCGTCGATGTTCATGGCTGAACTCGGTCTCGACTCGCTCGGTATCTGGCTCAACAATCTGCCGCGACTCATGCTGTACACTGATCCGGTCGATCGCAGTTTGTGGCCGCAGGATTGGACTAGTTTCTGGTGGGCCTGGTATGCTGCATGGGGCCTCTTCGTCGGGAGTTTCGTCGCTCGGGTCTCGAAGGGGCGGACGGTACGCGAGACGACGATCGGTCTCAGCATCGTCCCTGCCGGCTTCCTCTTCGTCCAGCACGCCATCCTCGGTGGATGGGCACTTTCATCGAGTAACTACGGTCCCGTTTCCACCGCGCTGAGCGAACAGGGAATTCCCGCAGCACTTGCAGAAGCGATTAACGTCACACCCCTTACGTCCGTCCTCGGGGTGCTCTTTATCCTCGCACTGACTGGGTACGTCATCACGTCACTCGACTCGGCAGTGTTCATGCTCGCTGCGATCGCAATGGGAAACGAGGAGCCGAACGCGCGGAACCGTGCTATCTGGGGCCTCGTACTTGCTGCGCTCGGCGTAATGACGCTCAGTCTGCCGGGAACTCGAGCACTCGAGTCGTTCTCTGTCGTCCTCGGACTCCCGTTTACGATTTTCTTCCTCGTTATCGTGTACGCGATGATCGTCACCGCACGGAGACGGTATCAATCGAACTTCGTCGAGTATAGCCCGAGAGAACAGAGAGCACCGGCTAACCGAACCGACCTCGCAGAAGATGACGACTGA
- a CDS encoding acetate--CoA ligase family protein, with amino-acid sequence MSTLNNSAEHPSLQLERVFNPETVAVIGASKDTSKRGNQTIKDLQESGYDGEIYPVNPKYDSEIRGLTVYDSVAATPGTIDLAFIATPAETIPDIVEECGDAGAAGAVVIAAGFSEAGEEGLEAAIRDTARDCGVALIGPNIQGIYNLHTGLNLLGGYEMPKGNIALLAQSGNIGLEFGSHAEGRNSTGFSFNIGVGNETDLEFHDYLEFLDDDEHTDAIALYVDGMSDGRAFLQTAREVVQTTPIVVLKGGLTEEGKQSVQSHTASLAGDSDVLDAAYEQAGVIQVNRSDHVVPVADALAKLPPAAGDNVAILTDGGGNATLAADSLSNRGLSVTALSESTRERLRELVPDAPNVTNPVDMMGLQGDGDLSIFYDCAEALVADPAVDSLLLTGVFGAYESRGPGDGDTGQEPDVARRIASLVEEYDTSIAVHCIYGTQGSPALDALEEAGVPTYGSLDVAIASLEKLSQYGAHLSTADTKSTFQLGGGHEQHSLVRDALDAGKRQLSEFHSKQLLDAEGLPVAPFDLVTTAAEAADAAAEYEGPVAMKAVSDDIVHKTEADCVALDVDTEAAVRENFTTLVDNAKSYDPNCVVDGVLVSPMLDPAVELIVGVLRDEEVGSVLMFGVGGIFVEVMRDVAFRALPLTEHDARSLVNEIDAQELLDGVRGNAGIDREALVDLLVDVSEIATANPSITELDLNPVFASPDGTVIADASIILDTDE; translated from the coding sequence ATGAGCACGCTCAACAATTCGGCTGAACACCCGTCGTTGCAGTTAGAACGGGTGTTCAACCCCGAGACAGTGGCGGTAATCGGCGCATCGAAAGACACGAGCAAACGCGGCAATCAGACGATCAAAGACCTGCAAGAAAGCGGCTACGACGGCGAGATTTACCCAGTCAACCCGAAATACGATAGCGAGATTCGAGGACTCACAGTGTATGACAGCGTCGCAGCGACGCCAGGTACGATCGACCTGGCGTTCATCGCGACGCCGGCTGAGACGATTCCTGATATCGTTGAAGAGTGTGGTGATGCCGGTGCCGCCGGCGCTGTCGTCATCGCCGCTGGCTTCAGCGAGGCCGGTGAGGAGGGGCTTGAAGCGGCGATTCGGGACACTGCCCGCGACTGCGGGGTCGCACTTATTGGGCCAAACATTCAGGGTATCTATAACCTCCACACCGGCCTGAACCTTCTCGGCGGGTACGAGATGCCCAAGGGAAACATCGCGCTGTTGGCCCAGAGCGGCAACATCGGGCTGGAGTTCGGCTCCCACGCTGAAGGTCGGAATTCGACGGGATTCAGTTTTAATATCGGCGTCGGCAACGAAACGGATCTCGAGTTTCACGACTATCTCGAGTTCCTTGACGACGACGAACACACTGATGCGATCGCACTCTACGTCGATGGCATGTCGGATGGGCGTGCGTTCCTTCAGACGGCACGTGAGGTGGTCCAAACCACACCGATCGTCGTCCTCAAAGGTGGGCTGACAGAGGAAGGTAAACAGTCCGTCCAGTCACACACTGCTTCACTGGCGGGTGACAGTGACGTACTCGACGCTGCCTACGAACAGGCAGGAGTCATTCAGGTCAACCGATCTGACCACGTGGTACCAGTGGCCGATGCGCTCGCCAAACTGCCACCAGCAGCCGGTGATAACGTGGCTATTCTCACCGATGGTGGCGGGAACGCGACGCTCGCGGCGGACAGTCTCAGCAACCGTGGGCTGTCGGTGACGGCGCTTAGCGAGTCGACTCGAGAACGACTGCGTGAACTCGTCCCTGATGCTCCAAATGTCACGAATCCAGTCGACATGATGGGACTACAGGGCGACGGTGACCTATCGATCTTCTATGACTGTGCAGAAGCACTCGTTGCCGACCCTGCAGTTGATTCGTTATTACTGACGGGGGTGTTCGGCGCGTACGAATCTCGTGGCCCTGGAGATGGGGACACAGGGCAGGAACCCGATGTCGCACGCCGGATCGCTTCACTCGTCGAGGAGTACGACACATCCATTGCAGTCCACTGTATCTACGGAACGCAGGGATCCCCTGCACTTGATGCGCTCGAGGAGGCGGGCGTTCCTACCTACGGATCACTCGATGTCGCCATCGCGAGCCTCGAAAAGCTCTCTCAATACGGCGCGCATCTGTCGACCGCCGACACCAAATCTACCTTCCAGCTTGGGGGCGGCCACGAACAACACAGCCTCGTTCGCGACGCACTCGACGCGGGGAAACGACAACTGTCGGAATTTCACTCAAAGCAGTTGCTCGACGCAGAAGGACTTCCAGTGGCACCATTCGACCTCGTGACCACGGCCGCCGAGGCCGCCGATGCCGCGGCGGAGTACGAGGGGCCAGTTGCAATGAAGGCGGTGAGCGACGATATCGTACATAAGACGGAAGCGGACTGCGTCGCTCTGGATGTCGACACCGAAGCTGCAGTCAGAGAGAACTTCACTACGCTCGTCGACAATGCGAAATCGTACGATCCCAACTGTGTCGTCGACGGCGTTTTAGTCTCTCCGATGCTTGATCCCGCTGTCGAACTTATCGTCGGCGTACTACGTGACGAAGAAGTAGGGTCGGTGCTCATGTTCGGTGTCGGCGGAATTTTCGTGGAGGTGATGCGCGACGTCGCGTTTCGAGCACTTCCGCTCACGGAGCACGACGCCCGATCCCTGGTGAACGAGATCGACGCACAGGAGCTCCTCGACGGCGTTCGTGGTAATGCAGGTATTGACCGCGAAGCGCTCGTCGATCTCCTCGTGGATGTTTCGGAGATCGCAACGGCAAACCCATCGATTACCGAACTTGATCTGAATCCGGTGTTTGCCTCGCCTGACGGTACCGTCATCGCCGACGCAAGTATCATTCTCGATACTGACGAGTAA